One genomic window of Corythoichthys intestinalis isolate RoL2023-P3 chromosome 18, ASM3026506v1, whole genome shotgun sequence includes the following:
- the smg8 gene encoding nonsense-mediated mRNA decay factor SMG8, producing the protein MKEVNMVAPVSVDALLRAAVSEGAEYRDDGLCVVGIFGKSNMQLGALKESLINTLADKHVFSVFGGADEEGGGIQALYNPDNRVLYLLLTSVCDGQQLLRACRSQSASTGHADAHDFWKGLERQHCLRLLYLFSVCHVLLLVHPNHTFDVTYDRLFRALDALRQKALPLIRAAVKDCPVSKEWKVNCRPCPPRLLFVFQMSGTLKVSNGSESGVHPDKPKKHSPRRRLQHALEDQIYRIFRKSRVLTNQSSNCLFTVPANQAFVYVAPAPDEDPVGALLGQLRSNCVLTEHDSGAPVSGPRRYQQMRRSTRQATADPAGGAAMSAPPSGDGGLKEFLWQHVELVLTKKGFDDSVGRNPQPCHFELPSFSKWAQVALKLYQVLAGSSEDDSAEPAVRLQAQLKVLDGFLDADAKFSENRCQKALPLAHGAYQANLPHNYTTAVHKNQLAQALRVYSQHARGVAFQRYALQLHDDCYKFWSNGHQLCEERSLSDQHCVHKFHLLPQDGENTDVDHNPPILNHNSRGRSTSSCNCGRKQAPREDPFDVQAANYDFYQGLEEKCCCKLERINFPIFQPSTPDPSPASDRAPRPCEADGERPKESTGAVPGHTPGDTSLSLALSLGQSTDSLGPYGEGEPSGDGQAQQKRPSLADRQPSTVEYLPGMMHSGCPKGLLPKFSSWSLVKLGPAKSYNCHVGLEQPGFLPGASFLLPWDLLVRSRLDDDPSEPQDGGASSWPAPNKTPAGKRGGAGGPGRSRRRDDTARAYVGFEYEDGRGRRFISAGPDKVVKALGSGGAKEPAGRVLNADMPLYVPSPTQGRGVKPHFAQLIRLFVVVPDAPLEVTLSPQVQPGPPPCPLFHPELPEVTLPPDCVWVLRFPYAYATELGPCYPPKENQPLANYKVLRGILRATNTQPQ; encoded by the exons ATGAAGGAAGTCAATATGGTCGCTCCCGTGAGTGTGGATGCGCTCCTCCGGGCGGCCGTCTCGGAGGGCGCCGAGTACCGGGACGACGGCCTGTGCGTGGTGGGAATTTTCGGGAAAAGCAACATGCAGCTGGGCGCCCTGAAGGAGTCACTCATCAACACCCTGGCGGATAAACACGTCTTCTCCGTGTTCGGCGGAGCGGACGAGGAAGGCGGCGGCATCCAGGCACTGTACAATCCAGACAACCGCGTCTTGTACCTGCTGCTCACCTCCGTGTGCGACGGCCAACAGCTCCTGCGGGCGTGCCGCTCCCAGAGCGCGAGCACCGGCCACGCCGACGCTCACGACTTCTGGAAGGGACTGGAGCGACAACACTGCCTCCGCCTGCTCTACTTGTTCTCGGTGTGTCACGTCCTGCTTCTCGTCCACCCTAACCACACGTTCGACGTCACTTACGACCGGCTTTTCCGAGCCTTGGACGCTCTGAGGCAGAAGGCGCTGCCCCTCATCCGGGCGGCCGTCAAGGACTGCCCGGTGTCCAAAGAGTGGAAGGTCAACTGTCGGCCGTGCCCTCCTCGACTCCTCTTCGTCTTCCAGATGAGCGGAACTCTCAAG GTCTCCAATGGGTCTGAGTCGGGCGTCCACCCGGACAAACCCAAGAAGCACTCACCCAGACGGCGCCTGCAGCACGCTCTTGAGGACCAAATCTACCGCATCTTCCGCAAAAGTCGCGTACTGACCAACCAGAGCAGCAACTGCCTATTCACCGTGCCCGCCAACCAAGCCTTCGTTTATGTGGCGCCCGCCCCCGACGAGGACCCCGTGGGGGCCCTGCTGGGGCAGCTGCGCTCCAACTGTGTCCTGACTGAGCACGACTCCGGCGCACCGGTGTCCGGTCCGCGGCGCTACCAGCAGATGCGGCGCTCTACCCGGCAAGCGACAGCGGATCCCGCAGGGGGCGCAGCGATGTCGGCGCCACCCAGCGGTGACGGCGGCTTGAAGGAGTTCCTGTGGCAACACGTTGAGTTGGTGTTGACCAAGAAAGGCTTTGACGATAGCGTGGGACGGAACCCTCAGCCGTGCCACTTTGAGCTTCCATCCTTCTCCAAGTGGGCGCag GTGGCACTGAAGCTCTATCAGGTACTGGCAGGCAGCAGCGAAGACGACTCTGCCGAGCCGGCGGTCCGGCTTCAGGCCCAGCTCAAGGTTTTGGACGGCTTCCTGGATGCCGATGCCAAGTTCTCGGAGAACCGGTGCCAGAAGGCGCTACCACTGGCGCACGGCGCGTACCAGGCCAACTTGCCGCACAACTACACCACAGCCGTGCACAAGAACCAGTTGGCACAGGCACTGCGTGTCTACAGCCAGCACGCACGCGGTGTGGCCTTCCAGCGCTATGCCCTGCAGCTGCACGACGACTGCTACAAGTTCTGGAGCAACGGGCACCAGCTGTGCGAGGAACGCAGCCTCTCTGACCAGCACTGCGTCCACAAGTTTCACCTGCTCCCGCAGGACG GAGAAAATACAGATGTCGATCACAACCCGCCTATTCTAAACCACAATAGCAGGGGGCGCTCCACCAGCTCGTGCAACTGTGGGAGGAAGCAGGCCCCCCGCGAGGACCCCTTTGACGTGCAGGCGGCAAACTACGACTTCTACCAG GGCCTAGAGGAGAAATGTTGCTGCAAGCTGGAGCGGATCAACTTTCCCATCTTCCAGCCGAGCACTCCCGACCCGTCACCAGCTAGCGACCGGGCGCCACGCCCGTGCGAAGCCGATGGCGAGCGCCCCAAGGAGTCCACCGGCGCAGTGCCCGGCCACACGCCGGGTGACACCAGCCTGAGCCTGGCGCTCAGTCTTGGTCAGTCCACAGACAGTTTGGGCCCTTACGGTGAAGGCGAGCCGTCTGGCGATGGCCAAGCGCAGCAGAAACGACCCAGCCTGGCCGACCGGCAGCCGTCCACCGTGGAGTACCTCCCGGGGATGATGCACTCTGGCTGTCCCAAGGGCCTCCTGCCCAAATTTTCCAGCTGGTCGCTAGTCAAACTGGGCCCAGCCAAGTCGTACAACTGCCACGTGGGTCTGGAACAGCCCGGCTTCCTCCCTGGCGCCTCCTTCCTGCTTCCTTGGGACCTGCTCGTGCGCTCGCGTTTGGACGACGACCCGTCGGAGCCCCAGGACGGGGGCGCGTCCTCCTGGCCGGCGCCCAACAAGACGCCGGCGGGCAAGAGGGGAGGCGCGGGCGGCCCAGGCAGGAGCCGCAGACGGGACGACACGGCACGGGCCTACGTGGGTTTCGAGTACGAGGACGGTCGAGGGCGTCGCTTCATCAGCGCCGGGCCCGACAAGGTGGTGAAGGCGCTGGGGTCGGGCGGAGCCAAGGAGCCTGCAGGAAGGGTGCTGAACGCGGACATGCCACTTTATGTTCCATCGCCCACGCAGGGACGAGGGGTCAAGCCACACTTCGCTCAACTCATACGACTTTTTGTCGTCGTGCCCGATGCCCCTCTTGAGGTCACCCTCAGCCCCCAG GTGCAGCCCGGTCCGCCACCGTGCCCACTTTTCCACCCGGAGCTGCCAGAAGTCACGTTGCCGCCCGACTGCGTTTGGGTTCTGCGCTTCCCGTACGCGTACGCCACTGAGCTTGGACCCTGCTACCCCCCTAAGGAGAACCAGCCGCTCGCCAACTACAAGGTGTTGCGAGGAATCCTCCGCGCCACCAACACCCAACCTCAATGA
- the kcnj15 gene encoding ATP-sensitive inward rectifier potassium channel 15, translated as MAVRKPEFRRRIVSKDGRNNVRINNVEGMVKMYLHDIWTTVVDIKWRYKITLFASTFIMTWLLFGVLFYFIGMGNGDFEPNLSSNHTPCLENVKTFTGAFLFSLESQTTIGYGFRYITEDCPLAIFTLVAQLVITGLAEIFVTGAFLAKLARPKKRAETIKFSRCAVVCHRRGQLCLMVRVANMRKSLLIQCQLSGKLLHPNVTQEGEKTQVHQTSVDFLMDSSSECPFLILPLTFYHVLDERSPLAGLTAENLASRDMELLVTLNATMESTAATCQSRTSYIPGEILWGYEFKPVIFSTDSGRYVADFNFFDKVQVCNDDAFLNNAEKLKLEEDYKKE; from the coding sequence ATGGCAGTGAGGAAGCCCGAGTTCCGTCGGCGAATTGTTTCCAAAGACGGCCGCAACAATGTGCGCATCAACAATGTGGAAGGAATGGTCAAGATGTACCTGCACGATATCTGGACCACGGTGGTGGACATCAAGTGGCGCTACAAGATCACCCTGTTCGCCTCCACCTTTATCATGACATGGTTACTTTTCGGGGTTCTCTTCTACTTCATCGGTATGGGCAATGGCGACTTTGAACCCAACCTCAGCTCAAACCACACACCGTGCTTGGAGAACGTCAAAACCTTTACAGGCGCCTTCCTGTTCTCACTTGAGTCGCAGACCACCATCGGGTACGGCTTCCGCTACATCACCGAGGACTGCCCGTTGGCCATCTTCACGCTAGTAGCCCAGCTGGTCATCACCGGCCTGGCCGAGATCTTTGTTACAGGGGCCTTTCTGGCCAAGTTGGCGCGACCCAAGAAAAGAGCAGAGACCATCAAGTTCAGCCGGTGCGCTGTGGTTTGCCACCGACGGGGCCAACTCTGCCTAATGGTTCGGGTTGCAAACATGCGCAAGAGTCTTCTGATCCAGTGCCAGCTCAGCGGTAAACTCCTCCACCCCAATGTCACCCAAGAAGGTGAAAAAACACAAGTCCACCAGACATCGGTGGACTTCCTCATGGACTCCAGCAGTGAGTGCCCGTTCCTCATTCTGCCGCTCACGTTCTACCACGTCCTGGATGAGCGCAGCCCCTTGGCCGGCCTCACGGCAGAAAATCTTGCCAGCCGCGACATGGAGTTGCTGGTGACGCTCAACGCCACCATGGAGTCGACGGCCGCCACTTGTCAGAGCAGGACGTCGTACATTCCCGGTGAAATCTTGTGGGGGTACGAGTTTAAGCCCGTGATCTTCAGCACAGACAGCGGCCGCTACGTGGCTGACTTTAACTTCTTCGACAAGGTGCAGGTCTGCAATGACGACGCCTTCCTAAACAATGCCGAGAAGCTGAAGCTGGaggaggactacaaaaaagagTAA
- the LOC130906951 gene encoding uncharacterized protein LOC130906951, with translation MEVDYFPKEVILELVKSSFEQISAAQWALLVAGTPDSETKAIIADTISDVIQRISSDVVRHLLPAISEHLHGHYSQSQMSNAIDRCSPKLSECLTETFAAALDLPPQKYEGAGELTTLVESEVKHRVTSALSVAQNSSEWPSDPTLFIRGTMSSVGNLSSIFRKAVEYLRQVFARARTPCVVLCGRSGMKASDMTDAVCGILLKWSRANKSLMRRDKKIDVEKLDHSSDEEGSEQRVSKYSDSQDVESAKMAALDITRSIIQKPVSSSGDRSESRLTRFNLNLKLISNKVKNFFKSQEKVSPDGDVKRRRFHFFRFARMQFGRMLGGLKRAFKNQEGCLVSLRSDKPKSPRGDSKGTFRSSTLHVRPSQNPKFEFEAIQDMVSKLFEELSKMEPEARRAIIQRYMDEKLQSFSQDLTSRLYEYIMSTQSEVYEVPSSRSNTPFVDSVLWGRRGKKHWDGGQKFSPEVLYAMTEDAAWKFLQQLLLWIETEPQGEEVYADEVSGAVGEINQLVVTALNTAEDLEEELDTETPFNETLNSESLNRSSCVTESCVRSSKISDEEPLSLNDLSEVLAFTLTTQLGQRLPRNCKRNLRPNDLMEAVQRLSSMALREINPGEMHNIETLANLEEVIVPVVTNLLAEFNTPEELVEAVTSNDKVFDNAVIKHLSFQLKAPKATPKGGAFSCCYPCR, from the exons ATGGAGGTCGACTATTTCCCAAAGGAAGTCATTTTGGAGCTGGTGAAATCCAGCTTCGAGCAGATCTCCGCAGCCCAGTGGGCTCTGCTGGTGGCGGGAACCCCCGACTCGGAGACCAAGGCCATCATCGCCGACACCATCAGCGATGTGATCCAGAGGATATCCTCTGACGTGGTGAGGCACCTGTTGCCCGCCATCAGTGAGCACCTGCATGGACATTACTCGCAATCACAG ATGAGTAACGCAATCGACCGGTGTAGTCCGAAGCTGAGCGAGTGTCTCACCGAGACCTTCGCAGCCGCACTGGATCTTCCGCCGCAGAAGTACGAGGGTGCGGGGGAACTCACCACACTAGTGGAGTCAGAGGTGAAGCACCGTGTCACGTCGGCCTTGTCCGTGGCCCAGAACTCCTCCGAGTGGCCGTCGGACCCCACCCTCTTCATCCGCGGCACCATGTCCAGCGTTGGCAACCTGTCTTCCATCTTCCGTAAGGCCGTGGAGTATTTAAGGCAGGTGTTCGCCCGGGCGCGCACACCGTGCGTGGTTCTATGCGGCCGCTCAGGCATGAAAGCCAGCGACATGACGGACGCTGTCTGCGGAATCCTCTTGAAGTGGTCTCGTGCTAATAAGTCCCTCATGAGGCGTGACAAAAAAATCGACGTGGAAAAACTGGATCATAGTTCCGACGAGGAGGGCTCAGAGCAAAGAGTTAGCAAATACTCTGACTCTCAAGACGTTGAGAGTGCTAAAATGGCCGCGCTTGACATCACTAGGAGCATCATCCAGAAACCCGTCAGCAGCTCTGGTGATCGCTCGGAAAGTCGTCTAACCCGCTTCAACCTCAACCTAAAGCTCATCTCCAACAAGGTCAAGAATTTCTTTAAGTCGCAGGAGAAAGTCAGCCCGGATGGCGATGTCAAACGGCGCAGATTTCACTTCTTCAGGTTTGCGCGTATGCAGTTTGGGCGAATGTTGGGAGGACTTAAGCGCGCATTCAAGAATCAAGAAGGGTGTCTGGTTTCGCTCAGATCAGATAAGCCAAAGTCCCCAAGAGGGGACTCCAAAGGCACCTTCAGGAGCAGCACGTTACATGTCCGACCATCGCAGAATCCCAAGTTTGAATTCGAGGCCATCCAAGACATGGTGTCTAAGTTGTTTGAAGAGCTCAGCAAAATGGAGCCGGAAGCTCGCAGAGCCATAATCCAGCGCTACATGGATGAGAAGCTGCAgagcttttcccaagatctcacTTCCCGCCTGTATGAATACATCATGTCCACTCAAAGCGAAGTATACGAGGTGCCCTCAAGCCGCTCCAACACGCCTTTCGTGGATTCGGTGCTCTGGGGACGGCGGGGGAAGAAGCACTGGGACGGCGGGCAGAAGTTTTCTCCGGAGGTCCTGTACGCCATGACCGAGGACGCGGCCTGGAAGTTTCTTCAGCAGTTGCTTCTCTGGATAGAGACAGAGCCGCAAGGCGAGGAGGTGTACGCCGACGAGGTGTCCGGCGCGGTCGGCGAGATCAACCAGCTGGTCGTCACCGCCCTGAACACGGCGGAAGATTTGGAGGAAGAACTCGACACAGAAACTCCCTTTAATGAAACCTTAAATTCCGAAAGCCTAAATCGGTCTTCGTGTGTTACTGAGAGCTGCGTGAGATCCTCCAAAATCTCAGACGAGGAACCGCTGTCCTTGAACGATTTGAGTGAGGTCTTGGCTTTTACGCTGACTACCCAGCTGGGCCAGCGCCTTCCCAGGAATTGCAAGAGGAATCTGAGGCCGAATGACTTGATGGAGGCAGTACAGCGTCTGTCGTCCATGGCCCTGAGAGAGATCAACCCGGGGGAGATGCACAACATCGAGACGCTGGCCAACCTAGAGGAAGTGATTGTACCCGTGGTGACAAATCTCCTGGCTGAGTTCAACACACCGGAAGAACTGGTGGAGGCCGTGACATCCAACGATAAAGTTTTTGACAATGCGGTCATCAAACACCTCTCGTTCCAACTAAAAGCCCCCAAAGCAACACCTAAGGGCGGCGCTTTTTCATGCTGCTATCCATGTCGCTGA
- the vps26c gene encoding vacuolar protein sorting-associated protein 26C — MSVTLDVRLKRANKVYHEGESVAGVIVLACREPIQHHGISLSMEGLVNLQLSSKSVGVFEAFYNSVKPITLISSSIEVAKAGKIPGGKTEIPFEFPLNAKANKTLYETYHGVFVNIQYSLRCDLKRSLLAKDLSRNCEFIVHSQPQKSHVGTTPVNFTITPDTLQNVRERSSLPKFLIRGHLDNTTCIINRPLTGELMVESSDVPIKSIELQLVRVETCGCAEGYARDATEIQNIQIAEGDVCRGLPIPIYMVFPRLFTCPTLETTNFKVEFEINIVTVLHDDHLITENFPLKLCRV; from the exons GAGTCTGTGGCCGGCGTCATCGTGCTGGCATGCAGGGAGCCAATACAGCACCACGGCATCTCCCTGAGCATGGAGGGCCTGGTCAACCTGCAGCTGAGTTCCAAAAGCGTAGGCGTCTTTGAGGCCTTTTACAACTCAGTCAAG CCTATAACTTTGATCAGCAGCAGCATTGAGGTGGCAAAGGCCGGAAAGATTCCAGGAGGCAAGACTGAAATCCCCTTCGAGTTCCCACTCAACGCCAAAGCCAATAAAACTCTGTACGAGACCTACCACGGAGTCTTCGTCAACATCCAG TACTCTCTCCGCTGTGATTTGAAGCGCTCCCTGCTGGCCAAAGATCTCAGCAGGAACTGCGAGTTCATCGTGCACAGCCAG CCACAGAAATCCCATGTGGGCACCACCCCAGTAAACTTCACTATCACTCCAGACACCCTGCAGAACGTCCGCGAG CGGAGTTCGCTGCCAAAGTTCCTCATCCGAGGCCACCTGGACAACACCACCTGCATCATAAACAGGCCGCTGACCGGAGAACTGATGGTGGAGAGCTCCGACGTTCCCATCAAGAGCATCGAGCTGCAGCTGGTTCGAGTGGAGACGTGCG GTTGTGCTGAAGGCTACGCCAGAGACGCGACAGAGATCCAGAACATCCAGATAGCTGAGGGCGACGTCTGCCGTGGGCTGCCCATTCCCATATACATGGTGTTCCCCAGGCTCTTCACCTGTCCAACCTTGGAGACGACCAACTTTAAAGTCG AGTTTGAAATCAACATCGTCACAGTGCTCCATGACGACCACCTGATCACGGAGAACTTTCCTCTGAAGCTATGCAGGGTCTGA